One Pongo pygmaeus isolate AG05252 chromosome 10, NHGRI_mPonPyg2-v2.0_pri, whole genome shotgun sequence genomic window carries:
- the LOC129009258 gene encoding hydroxycarboxylic acid receptor 2 — translation MNRHHLQDHFLEIDKKNCCVFRDDFIVKVLPPVLGLEFIFGLLGNGLALWIFCFHLKSWKSSRIFLFNLAVADFLLIICLPFLMDNYVRRWDWKFGDIPCRLMLFMLAMNRQGSIIFLTVVAVDRYFRVVHPHHALNKISNRTAAIISCLLWGITIGLTVHLLQKKMPIQNSGANLCSSFSICHNFRWHEAMFLLEFFLPLSIILFCSARIIWSLRQRQMDRHAKIKRAITFLMVVAVVFVICFLPSVAVRIRIFWLLHTLGTQNCEVYRSVDLAFFITLSFTYMNSMLDPVVYYFSSPSFPNFFSTLINRCLRRKMTGEPDNNRSTSVELTGDPNTTRGAPEALMANSGEPWSPSYLGPTSP, via the coding sequence ATGAATCGGCACCATCTGCAGGATCACTTTCTGGAAATAGACAAGAAGAACTGCTGTGTGTTCCGAGATGACTTCATTGTCAAGGTGTTGCCGCCGGTGCTGGGGCTGGAGTTTATCTTCGGGCTTCTGGGCAATGGCCTTGCCCTGTGGATTTTCTGTTTCCACCTCAAGTCCTGGAAATCCAGCCGGATTTTCCTGTTCAACCTGGCAGTGGCTGACTTTCTACTGATCATCTGCCTGCCGTTCCTGATGGACAACTATGTGAGACGTTGGGACTGGAAGTTTGGGGACATCCCTTGCCGGCTGATGCTCTTCATGTTGGCCATGAACCGCCAGGGCAGCATCATCTTCCTCACGGTGGTGGCTGTGGACAGGTATTTCCGGGTGGTCCATCCCCACCACGCCCTGAACAAGATCTCCAATCGGACAGCAGCCATCATCTCTTGCCTTCTGTGGGGCATCACTATTGGCCTGACAGTCCATCTTCTGCAGAAGAAGATGCCGATCCAGAACAGTGGTGCAAATTTGTGCAGCAGCTTCAGCATCTGCCATAACTTCCGATGGCATGAAGCCATGTTCCTCCTGGAGTTCTTCCTGCCCCTGAGCATCATCCTGTTCTGCTCAGCCAGAATTATCTGGAGCCTGCGGCAGAGACAAATGGACCGGCATGCCAAGATCAAGAGAGCCATCACCTTCCTCATGGTGGTGGCCGTCGTCTTTGTCATCTGCTTCCTTCCCAGCGTGGCTGTGCGGATACGCATCTTCTGGCTCCTGCACACTTTGGGCACGCAGAATTGTGAAGTGTACCGCTCAGTGGACCTGGCGTTCTTTATCACTCTCAGCTTCACCTACATGAACAGCATGCTGGACCCCGTGGTGTACTACTTCTCCAGCCCATCCTTTCCCAACTTCTTCTCCACTTTGATCAACCGCTGCCTCCGAAGGAAGATGACAGGTGAGCCAGATAATAACCGCAGCACGAGCGTCGAGCTCACGGGGGACCCCAACACAACCAGAGGCGCTCCAGAGGCGTTAATGGCCAACTCCGGTGAGCCATGGAGCCCCTCTTATCTGGGCCCAACCTCCCCTTAA